DNA from Krasilnikovia cinnamomea:
CGCGGCGGCGGTCACCCAGTCGATCGTTCGCATGGCGGCAACGCTAGCGGGCCGCCCGGCCCCCGCCGCGTGCACTAGCGTGGGCCTGGTGAGCGCCCGCGATCCCGTTGCCGACCTGCGCCGGATCGCGTTCCTGCTGGAGCGGGCCAACGAGGCCACGTACCGGGTCCGCGCGTTCCGGTCCGCGGCCGCGACCGTCGCCGCGCTGCCCGCCGAGGAGCTGCGGGCCCGCGTCGAGGCGGGCACGCTGTCGGAACTGTCCGGGGTCGGCGACGTGACCGCCCGCTGTGTCGCGGAGTCGCTGTCCGGCGAGGAGCCGGTCTACCTGCGCCGGCTGACCGCGACCGAGGGCACGGATCTGGGCGACGCGGCGGCCGCGCTGCGCGAGGCGCTGCGCGGCGACTGCCACGTCCACTCCGACTGGTCCGACGGCGGTTCCCCGATCGAGGAGATGGCACTGGCGGCGGTCGAGCTCGGCCACGAGTACATGGTGCTCACCGACCACTCGCCCCGGCTCACCGTGGCCCGCGGGCTCACCCCGGACCGGCTGCGCCGCCAGCTGGATCACGTGGCCCGGCTCAACGACGCGCTTCCGGCGGGCTTCCGCGTCCTGACCGGCATCGAGGTCGACATCCTGGCGGACGGCTCCCTCGACCAGGAGGACGAGCTGCTGGCCCGGCTCGATCTGGTGGTCGGCTCCGTGCACAGCGGCCTGCGCGACGACGCGTCCCGGATGACGCACCGGATGCTCACCGCGATCGCCAACCCGCATTTGGACGTACTCGGGCATATGACCGGCCGCAAGGTGGCCGCGGCCGGCGCGGGCGATCGGGGGCACCGCGCCGGGCGGACCCGCCCACCCAGCGACTTCGATCTTGAGAAGGTTCTGGCCGCCTGCGTCGAGCACGGCAAGGCCGTGGAGATCAACTCCCGCCCCGACCGGCTCGACCCGCCCAAGCGGATGCTGCGGGTGGCGGTGGAGGCGGGCTGTCTGTTCACGATCGACACCGACGCGCACGCTCCCGGTCAGCTGGACTGGCTGCACTTCGGCTGCGAACGGGCGGCCCTGTGCGCGGTGCCGCCGGAGCGCGTGGTCAACACGTGGACCGCGGAAGCCCTCCTGGGCTGGACCGCAGGACACAGCGGCGATTGAGGACGCGTTTCGTCGGTGCTCTCCCGTAGGGTCTGCGGCGTGGGACAGATTGACGACCTCGCCAACCGTTACGTCACCGAGTGGGCGCCGCTCAACCCGATCGGCTCGACCTGGGTCGGCATCCCCGGCCGGGACGACCAGCTCGACGACTTCTCCCCCGACGGGTATGCGGCGATCGCCGAGCTGACCCGGCGCACCCTCGCCGAGTTGACGACGCTGGAGCCCGGCAGCGAGGCCGAGGCGGTGGCGAAGGAGGCCATGCAGGAACGCCTCGGGCTCGACCTGACCCGGTATGAGGCCGGCGACACCACCAGCGACCTCAGCGTCATCGCCAGCGGCATGCACAGCATCCGCCAGGTCTTCGACCTCATGCCCACCGAGGGCGAGGAGGCGGTCGCCAACATCGCGGCCCGGCTGGGGCAGGTTCCCCGGGCGGTCGCGCAGTATCAGCGCACCCTGCTGGAGCAGGCCGACGCGGGCCACGTCAGCGCGCGCGCCCAGATGCTGGCGGTGGCCGACATGTGCGACACCTGGACCGACCCGGCCCGGGACGACTTCTTCCACGGCCTGGCCGGACGGCTGGGGGCCGACGGCGCGCTCGACGCGGAGCTGCGGCGCAACGCCGCGGCGGCCACGGCCGCCACCGCCGGCTTCGCCGACTTCCTGCGCAAGGAGCTGTCGCCGCGCGGCCGCGACCGGGAGGCCGCCGGCCGCGAACGGTACGAGCGGGCGTCGCAGTACTTCCTCGGCGCCCGGATCGACCAGCACGAGACGTACGCGTGGGGCTTCGAGGAACTGCACCGCCTCGAGCGGGAGATGCGCGCCGTGTCGGCGGAGATCGCCGGGTCGGGCGCGAGCATCGACGACGCGGTCGCCGCGCTCGACGCGGACCCGGCCCGGCGCATCCCGGGCAAGGAGGCGTTCCGGGACTGGATGCAGGCCCTGGCGGACAAGGCGATCTCCGAGCTGCACGGCACCCACTTCGACATTCCCGAGCAGGTCCGGCGCATCGAGTGCTGCCTCGCGCCGACCAGCGACGGCGCCATCTACTACACCGGCCCGAGCGAGGACTTCAGCCGTCCCGGGCGGATGTGGTGGGCGGTGCCGGAGGGGATGACGGAGTTCTCCACCTGGCGCGAGGTGACGACGGTCTACCACGAGGGCGTCCCCGGGCATCACCTGCAGGTCGCGCAGACCCAGGTCCGCGCGGAGCTGCTCAACCGGTGGCAGCGGCTGCTGTGCTGGTCTTCCGGCCACGGCGAGGGCTGGGCCCTGTACGCGGAGCGTCTGATGGACGACCTCGGCTATCTCGCCGATCCGGGCGACCGGCTCGGCATGCTGGACGGCCAGGCGCTGCGGGCCACCCGGGTCATCGTGGACATCGGCATGCATCTGGAGCTGGAGATCCCCCGGGACAATCCGTTCGGCTTCCACCCCGGTGAGCGCTGGACTCCGGAGCTGGGCTGGGAGTTCCTGCGCGCGCACTGCCGGATGGAGGACGAGGTGCTCCGCTTCGAGTGGAAGCGCTACCTCGGCTGGCCCGGCCAGGCCCCCTCGTACAAGGTCGGTGAGCGCATCTGGTTGCAGGCCCGCGACGACGCGAAGGCCCGCAAGGGGGCCGCGTTCGACCTGCGCGCCTTCCACCGGGACGCGCTGAATCTCGGCTCGCTGGGTCTCGACCCGTTCCGCCGGGCCCTTGCCCGGATATGACGGGCCTCGGCCGCTCACACCGAGCGGCGGACGGGCTGGGCGGCGTGCGAACTGTCTGGGATGCGCGTGCGGGCCGTGTCTGCCCCATTTTCGGGCGAAGGACGCCCCGGCCCGGTCGACGCGACCTCATCCACCGGGCCGATCCCACGGTCCGTCCCACAGATTGGGAGAACATGAAGCCGATACGTGTGATCGCGCGGACACGCTCCGCATGATTCTCACTCAGAGTGGTTTTACAGCTACTTAACGGTAACTTTGCATGAGTGATGAATGTTACTCCACTGTGGAAGCCTGCCGGCGCTCGGACGCGCTTGTCGCGACTCTGTCCCGTGCTGGCACACCCCGCCCGTATCCAGCACCTTCACACCCTTCGGCCGGACCTGAAGGTCGCTACAGCCACTCGGTGCCTGCGGCGTATCCCCCGATCAGACGACTCAACTCTGACCCTAGGAAAGGGGCCCCATGATTGTTTCTCGGATAGATTCACCCGGATCGGTGCGCCCGTCCGGCTACGCAACGTAGCCATCAAACGGTCGCCGGCGCTGCATGGCGAAGGACGTAGGCAATGTCAGTCACGGTGAATCACCGGCCAAACCACTTGCGATCCGCCGTGGCGGCTGTTTTGACGGTTCTGATACTGGTACCGGCAGGCTGCCTCTTCGCGTGGGTCTGGAACGACAACCAGGACCGCCGGGACAACACCCAGCGGGAGCGGCAGGGCGTGGAGTACCTCACCGCCCTGGCGCCGCTGATCAGCGGCCTGGCCGAGGCGCAGTCCTCGGCGCTGCAGGGCGTCGCCGCCCCACCGGCCTCGCTCACCACCGCCGTCACCAACGTCTCCGCGGTGGACGCCCGCCTCGGTGCGGAGCTCGGCACCCGTGAGCGATGGACGAACCTGCGCGACAAGATCGGCAAGTTCAAGACCCTCAAGGGCGACGCCGAGGCGGTCTTCCAGGCCCACGTCGAGGTCGCCGACCTGGCCCTGGCGCTGTACGCCTCCGTACAGAGCGGGACGGGGCTGCTGCGCGACCCCGACAACGACGTGTCCCACCTGCAGCAGGTCATCGCCGTCGATCTGCCCACCACCGTCACGCAGGTGAGCCGCATGGGCGACCTGGCGATGCTGGTCTCCGCGGCGACCCCCGCCCGCAAGGCGGTGCTCGCCCCGCAGTTCGGCGCGTCCGTGGAGTTCGTGAACGCCTCGGTCGACAACCTCACGAACAACCTGCAGGCCGCGGCCGAGAACACCACCAGCACGACGCTCAGCGGCAACCTGGTGAGCACCCTGGACCAGTTCCGGCGCGGGGTCGAGGCGCTGACCCGTGGCGCGAACCCCGGCGGCACCCCGAACCCGGCCACCATGGCCACCGCGCAGGCGCAGCTGCAGACCTCCCTGAGCGCCCTCTCCGGGGTGGTCTCCCGGGAGACCACCACCCTGCTCGACGACCGGCTCGACAGCCTCGACCTGCGCCACGCCGGCATCCTGACGGCCGGGGTCGCCGTGCTGGCGCTGACGCTCGTGGCCGGGGCCCTGCACCTCGTCGGACGGCGCCGGGCGTCCTCCGCCCGTCCCGGCCCGGCCCCCGCCGGTCCGGACGCCGCGCGTGGCATGGGCCGTCCCGGGGACGGCTACGGCCACCTGAACCAGGCGCCGACCTATGGCGACGCCCCGACTCAGCGGGAGCGGTCCGGTGTTCTTCGGTAGTTTGCGCATGCGGGGCAAGCTGGCCCTGCTCATCCTCGTACCGCTGCTCGGCGTCGTCGGCCTCAGCGTGCCCATCATCGCCGACCGCATCACCGTCGCCCGCGACGCGCAGAAGGTCGCCGAAGTGGTCGCGCTGGCCGTCGAAGTCGGCACCGCGGTGCAGGAGTTGCAAGAGGAACGCCTGCTGTCGGTGGGCTACTTCTACGGACTCGTCCCGCTGCCCGAGCTGTCGGTGCAGAGCGCCAAGGCGAGGGACCGGGTTCAGCAGCTGCGCGGCCTGAGCAAAGATCTCCCACTGGGACTGCGGCGGGCCATCGCCAACCTGTCGAAGCTCGACAACACCCGGCTGAACGTCCGCAACCGGGCGATCCCGCCCGAGGTGATCGTCGCCGAGTACACCACCGTCATCCAGCAGGTCTTCGTGCAGCTCGGCCTGTCCCAGATCGCCGACCTCACCACGGCGACCGGCCGGCAGGTGTTCGCGCTCGACCAGGCGCTGCGTACCGACGAGCTGATCAGCCAGATCGCCGGCTACCTGGTCCCGGCCGTCATCACCAAGCAGCAGTCGGTGCTCGGCCGGTTCTCGGTGGCGTTCGTCCAGCTGCAGCAGGTCTTCGCGAACAGCCAGCCGTACTTCACGCCCGCGCAGTACAAGCTGTACATCGGCGCCCGGGAATCGTTCCTCACCCGGTTGGGCCCGGCGTTCTTCCAGTACGGCACGACCGACCCGCTCACCGCGGCCAAGTCACTCAACATCAAGACCCTGTTCCCGTCGCTGCGCTCCATCTCCGTCATCGGTGGATTCATGGAGAAGCGGATCGCCGCCGACGTGACCACCGCGGTCACCCAGACGCGGCAGGACGCGATCGGGACCGCGTACAGCGTCGGTGGCGGCACGCTCGTCATGTTCGTCGTGGTGGTCGGCCTCAGCATCCTGATGGCGGGCGCGGTCGCCCGTCCGCTGCGTCACCTGACCGCCTCGGCCGACCGGGTGGCCCGCGAGGCCGAGGCCGAACTCCAGCGCGTCGCCGATGACGACACCGACCACGTCCGGCCCATCCGCCTCGACGAGGTCGATGTGGCGGGCCGCGACGAGATCGGCGACCTGGCCCGCGCGTTCGACCGGGTGCAGACCACGGCCGCACGGCTGGTCGAGCGGCAGGCCGTCGGCCGGCGCAACGTGGCGCAGATGTTCGGCCACGTCGGCCGGCGTACGCAGAACCTGGTCGGCCGCCAGCTCGCCCTGATCGACAGCCTCGAGCGCCGCGAGACCGACACCGAGCGCCTGCGCGAGCTGTACCGGCTCGACCACCTGTCCAGCCGTCTGCGCCGGAACGCGGGCTCGCTGGTCGTGCTCTCCGGCGGCGCCGGCGCGAACGAGCACATGGCCCCGCTGGCGCTGTCCGACGTCGTCCGGCTGGCCCTCGGTGAGATCGAGGACTACACCCGCGTCGACCTGGAGATCCCCGAGGAGATCGTGGTCGTGCCGTCGCTGGTGGCCGACCTGACCCTGATCCTGGCGGAGCTGATGGAGAACGCCACGTCGTTCTCCCCGCCGCACACCCGGGTCAGCGCCACCGCGACCGAACTGCGCGGCGGCGCCCGGCTGGCCATCGTCGACCACGGCCTCGGCCTGTCCCCGGAGCGCATGACCGAGGAGAACGCCCGGCTGACCCGCCGTGAGCGCCTCGACCTGGCGCCCACCGAGGTGCTCGGCCTGTTCGTGGTCGGCCGTCTCGCCCGGCGGCACGGCATCGAGGTGACCCTCACCGAGACCCCCAACGGCGGTGTCACCGCGTGGCTCGACCTGGAGCCAGCGCACCTGATCACCCACGCGGAGGCGGTGCCGGCCGCCCCGATCCAGGCGTCCGTCGTCGGCCACCACACCACCGAGCTGCCGACGCTCATCGCGGGCGCCGCCGGCCGGCACGCGCCGGGCAGCACCCAGCCGTTCGACGCGAACAAGCTGAACCGGGCCACCGAGACCATCGAGGCCGCGCTGACCTGGAACGCCTTCGCGCTCGCCGCGAGCCCGGTCGCGATCGAGGCGGGATTCCACCGCCACGAGCCGGACCGGTACGTCGACGACACCGTGTACGACGCGGAGCCCGTGCCCGACCACCAGCCGCGCACGCACGGGTACGACCTCGGCGTCCCGATCGCGGGCCGGCACCCGGCCGCGCTGCCCGAGCTGGAGGGCCGGCTGGTCCAGCCCGCCCAGACGGAGATGGTGCTGCCCCGGCAGCGCCAGCCGGAACGGCCCGTGCCCCAGGCCCTCGCGGGCCCGGCGCAGCTTCCTTCGCCGCACGCCCTCGCCGGGCCGCCGTCGCTGCCCGCGCCGAGCGCCGCGCCGGCCAGCCCGGCTCCCGACCTCCCGCGCGGCGGTGGGGCGGCCCCGCTGCGCCGCCGGGTGCCCGGTAGCCACATGCCGACCGAGACCGGTCCGACACCCCGCACCGCGCCGCCCACCTCGGACGACGCGCTCGCGGCCCGCGACGCCCTCGCGGACTTCGAGGCCGGGGTGGCCCGCGCCCAGTGGGACGTGATCGAGGCCGACGTCGCCGCGCCGCCCGCGGTGGAGTACCCGCCGCCCGGCGCGAACCAACCGCCACCGGCGGCAAGCCCGTCCGCGTTCGGCGGCAGCCCGCCGCCGGCGAGCCCGCCGCCGTTCGGAGCCAGCGAGCCTTCGTTCGGGCAGCCTTCGTACGGGGGTAGCCAGCCTTCGTTCGGGCAGCCTTCGTACGGAGGAGGCCAGCCGTCGTACGGGGCAAGCCAGCCCGCACCCGCGGCGAGCCCGCCGCCGCCCTCGACCGGCGGCAATCCCCCGCTGGCCAGGCGCGTGCCCGGCGCCTCGCTGCCGGTCACCAGCCCGCCCAACCAGGCGCCACCCGCGTCACCGGTCCAGCCTCTCGACCCCGAGGCTGCCCGGGCTCTGATCGAACAGTTCGAGCACGGCGTCGCATCCGCACTCAATGAAACCCAGCCACAACACGAGGGACAACCGCGATGACATCCCCCTACTCCACGGACACCGGCAACGGACGCGACTTCGCGAACGCGCAACTGAGCGCGGAAGCGAAGACGTTCAACTGGCTGCTGGACTCCTTCACCTCCGGGACCGCGGGGGTCCGCGAAGCCATCGCCGTCTCCTCCGATGGCCTGCTGATGGCGATGTCGAACAGCAAGGACCGGTCGAACGCCGAGCGGCTGGCCGCGGTGGTCTCCGGCGTCACCAGCCTCGCCGGCGGAGCCGCCGCCTGGTACGCGCTGGGCAGCCTGAACCGGGTCATCATCGACATGGCCGACGGCTACCTGCTCGTCACGGCCATCAGCGCGGGCTCGGTGCTCGGCGTCATCGCCGACCGCAGCGCCAACCTCGGGACCCTCGCGTACGAGATGACGCTGTTCGCCACCCGCGCGGGTGGCGCCCTCAGCCCCCGTCTCATCGCTGAACTGAAGAACGCCGTCCAGCAATGAGATTCGCGCCCGGCTCCGACGACCCGGTACCCCAGGTGGCTACCGGGGTCCGGCCGTTCCTGCAGTCGGGCGCCCCCTACGAGCGGCCGGCCGGTGAGTACTTCGCACCGGCCCACGCCGAGCACGAGTCGCCCGGGGAGCAGACGACCGCGCTGCGGCCGTTCGTCATCACCTCCGGGCGGGTGACGGCGGCCGACCCCGCCATCGGGATGGAAACCCAGGTCACGCTCCGCCCCGGAGTGGTGCCCGACCGGCTCTCCCCCGAGCAGCGGGCCATCGTCGGTCTCTGTCAGGAGTCGCTGTCCGTCGCGGAGATCTCCGCACGGCTGAAGCTCCACCTTGGCGTGACCCGCATCCTTGTCAGCGACCTGCACGCGGCCGGCTACCTGGACGTACACGTGCTGGACGACGAGTTCCCCGACCCCGACACCATCATGCGAGTGATCCGTGGACTTCGAGCCCTCTGACCGCGTCGTCGGCACCGCCCGCGTGCCGAGCGGTCGCAAGCCGGGCGCCGCGCCCGTACCCGTCAAGATTGTCGTCGCCGGCGGCTTCGGCGTCGGCAAGACGACGACCGTGGGCGCGATCTCCGAGATCGCACCGCTGCGCACCGAGGCCGAGATGACCATGGAGTCCGTCGGCGTCGACAACCCGAACCCGGAGACGGCCAAGACCAGCACGACCGTCGCCATGGACTTCGGCTGTGTGACGATCGACGACACGCTGAAGCTGTACCTGTTCGGCACGCCCGGCCAGTCCCGCTTCGCGTTCATGTGGGACGACCTGGTCCGCGGCGCCCTGGGCGCGCTCGTGGTGGTCGACACGAACCGGATCGACGACTGCTATCCGGCCGTCGACTACTTCGAGCGGGCCGGCATGCCCTTCGTGGTGGGGGTCAACACGTTCAACGGCCAGCTCAGCTACAGCCTCGACGAGGTCCGCTGGGCGCTGGCCGTGCCCGAAGATGTACCCGTTCTGTCCTTCGACGCACGGTTCCGTGGCTCTGTCCGGGATGCCCTGCTCGTGGTACTTGATCGCGCCCTCGATCGAGCCCTGAAAATGAAGGCGACGTAAGGTTGCGCCGGACGTTCGCCGACGCGGGTTCCCATAGCGGCGGTTGAGCGTGCAGAGTTGTACAAGGCAGCGACCTGACGGGAGGACAGGGGCATGCGGGGCGGACTGGACGACGCGCTGGACAAGCTGGCGCGCCGCGATGAGCTGCGCCGCCGCGCCGCGGGGGAGGCGACTCCGGCCGCGGTGACGGAGCTGGTCGAAGCGATCGCCGCGGTCGTCGGACGCAATCCGGAACTTGCCGTGACCGTGGGGGTGGAGGGCGCCGGGGATCCGGTGCTGCTGCACTTCGCGGTCGAGGACGGGGTCGTCCAGGTCAGCGCGGACCACACAGTGGCGGTGCGCACCACGGAGAGTGGGCCGACCGCTCGGCCCGCCGACTTCGACATCGCGGTCGGTGAGCCGATCGACGAGCCCGCAGATCCGGGTACGCCGCCCTTCCCGCAGGGATCTGGCGCGGACGGGCTCTGGCGCGCCGGGGAACAACACAGGTACGGCAGCCCCATGGCTGAGTCGGCGCCGCAGCCGATGCCGAAGCCGGTTCCATTGAAGGTGAAACCGGAGGACACGGAGCAGGCCGCGAGGCGGCTCGCCGCCCTGATCCGCGACAATCCCACCCTGCTCCGCGACACCACGACGGACTGACGGCCGCCTTACCCGACCCGCCCTTTCCCGTAGTTCAACCGTGGTCAAGCGGCCATCCGTCGAGGCGCCGCATAAATTCCTCCAAGCCGTATAAGGAATGACACGGCGATGCCTGTCAGTCATGGATCTTCTGTCCAGATCCACCAAAGCCGACCCGATCCTAGACCCCGTCAAACCAGTCTTCGTGCCGTGCCCAAGCAAGCAGGATCTCGCGCTCTTCGGCCGGCCATGTCGACAATGCTTCAGCAAGGTGCACGCGTTCGAAACCCTGCAGCGAGTAGCCCAAACCGCAGGCGGCCACCCATGCCAACGTGACTGAACCAAACCAGCGTTTGGCAGCGAACCGGTCCGAGTCCATCCAACCGAAGAGCCGATCCTGCAATTCGCGGCTTCCGTCCGCGCGACGTCCGACCTCAAGGATCGCACGTCCGCGCGAAACGACAGACTCCGACTCATCTTCAACTGTGGCGATGAGATCGTTCACACCGATTCCTTGAAACTCTGGATCCGGAGCGAACATACTTACCACAGCTGCCATAGACGACCTTCCAGCGATTACTTGTAGACATCGGCCTTCCGCGCTCGGCCAGGGCGGACAGCAGGTGTAGCTGCTCACCGTCGGCGTCGACGGTGCCACGGACGGTTTTACCGTCCAGACGCACCTGTATCGGCGCATCGCCGCTGGTAGGCGCCTGTTCAGGGTTGCCGGGCCGCTGAGCGGCGGTCCACTCGGCGATCACTGCGTCCAAGACGTCGGTGTCGGTATCGGTGCAGACCCGCCAGATCGTCGAGCGTGACGACCGCCCGCCCGGACGGGCATCGACCCGCGTATACAAGCCATCGAGGATGTCCGTGGGCACGTCGGCAACCCAGCCCGTCATCGCGATGCAGCCCTTCAACCCGGCCACCGTGGCCGCCGCGACCAGGGCGAGCACGACCGCGACCGGATGATCACGGCCCTGGCCCGAACGGCCGTCAGAGACGGCGAGGAACAACTCCAGCAGACCGTGACACGAAGGCGTGAACGAGGCCTCGTCCACGGTCGCTGGCGATGATGGAGTCGCTGGCGATGATGGATCGGTGGTGGAGATGACAGACTGCGGCAGGACGAAGCTCTGGTTGAACCAGTTCCGTGGAAAGACCTGGTCTCAACGGAGCTTCGTCCATATCCGACACGCTGACACCGGCACTCACCGCAACTATCGATCTTGAAACGGCCGTGCGGACTCCCGTCTCGCGTCTTCTGACGACGCGAGACAGGATAACGCTCAAACTGGACTCAAAGCTCGTAGGCGCGCACCGTCAGGCGGCCGCGGCGCAGAGCCCGGGTGACCCACGATCGGCACGGTAGTCGGACTGGTTGGATCGAGTCAGCACAAAGGTCAGTCGCCCTCGATGGGACCGCCAATCGGCGCTCGTTGAGCGAGAACACGCAGTTCAGCAATCGCAGACGAATCGGCACCCCGGTTTCGGAGGATATCTAAAGTAGTTGCT
Protein-coding regions in this window:
- a CDS encoding DUF885 domain-containing protein gives rise to the protein MGQIDDLANRYVTEWAPLNPIGSTWVGIPGRDDQLDDFSPDGYAAIAELTRRTLAELTTLEPGSEAEAVAKEAMQERLGLDLTRYEAGDTTSDLSVIASGMHSIRQVFDLMPTEGEEAVANIAARLGQVPRAVAQYQRTLLEQADAGHVSARAQMLAVADMCDTWTDPARDDFFHGLAGRLGADGALDAELRRNAAAATAATAGFADFLRKELSPRGRDREAAGRERYERASQYFLGARIDQHETYAWGFEELHRLEREMRAVSAEIAGSGASIDDAVAALDADPARRIPGKEAFRDWMQALADKAISELHGTHFDIPEQVRRIECCLAPTSDGAIYYTGPSEDFSRPGRMWWAVPEGMTEFSTWREVTTVYHEGVPGHHLQVAQTQVRAELLNRWQRLLCWSSGHGEGWALYAERLMDDLGYLADPGDRLGMLDGQALRATRVIVDIGMHLELEIPRDNPFGFHPGERWTPELGWEFLRAHCRMEDEVLRFEWKRYLGWPGQAPSYKVGERIWLQARDDAKARKGAAFDLRAFHRDALNLGSLGLDPFRRALARI
- a CDS encoding GTP-binding protein, with translation MDFEPSDRVVGTARVPSGRKPGAAPVPVKIVVAGGFGVGKTTTVGAISEIAPLRTEAEMTMESVGVDNPNPETAKTSTTVAMDFGCVTIDDTLKLYLFGTPGQSRFAFMWDDLVRGALGALVVVDTNRIDDCYPAVDYFERAGMPFVVGVNTFNGQLSYSLDEVRWALAVPEDVPVLSFDARFRGSVRDALLVVLDRALDRALKMKAT
- a CDS encoding PHP domain-containing protein, coding for MSARDPVADLRRIAFLLERANEATYRVRAFRSAAATVAALPAEELRARVEAGTLSELSGVGDVTARCVAESLSGEEPVYLRRLTATEGTDLGDAAAALREALRGDCHVHSDWSDGGSPIEEMALAAVELGHEYMVLTDHSPRLTVARGLTPDRLRRQLDHVARLNDALPAGFRVLTGIEVDILADGSLDQEDELLARLDLVVGSVHSGLRDDASRMTHRMLTAIANPHLDVLGHMTGRKVAAAGAGDRGHRAGRTRPPSDFDLEKVLAACVEHGKAVEINSRPDRLDPPKRMLRVAVEAGCLFTIDTDAHAPGQLDWLHFGCERAALCAVPPERVVNTWTAEALLGWTAGHSGD
- a CDS encoding transposase family protein; this encodes MDEASFTPSCHGLLELFLAVSDGRSGQGRDHPVAVVLALVAAATVAGLKGCIAMTGWVADVPTDILDGLYTRVDARPGGRSSRSTIWRVCTDTDTDVLDAVIAEWTAAQRPGNPEQAPTSGDAPIQVRLDGKTVRGTVDADGEQLHLLSALAERGRPMSTSNRWKVVYGSCGKYVRSGSRVSRNRCERSHRHS
- a CDS encoding DUF742 domain-containing protein, which gives rise to MRFAPGSDDPVPQVATGVRPFLQSGAPYERPAGEYFAPAHAEHESPGEQTTALRPFVITSGRVTAADPAIGMETQVTLRPGVVPDRLSPEQRAIVGLCQESLSVAEISARLKLHLGVTRILVSDLHAAGYLDVHVLDDEFPDPDTIMRVIRGLRAL
- a CDS encoding HAMP domain-containing sensor histidine kinase; the protein is MFFGSLRMRGKLALLILVPLLGVVGLSVPIIADRITVARDAQKVAEVVALAVEVGTAVQELQEERLLSVGYFYGLVPLPELSVQSAKARDRVQQLRGLSKDLPLGLRRAIANLSKLDNTRLNVRNRAIPPEVIVAEYTTVIQQVFVQLGLSQIADLTTATGRQVFALDQALRTDELISQIAGYLVPAVITKQQSVLGRFSVAFVQLQQVFANSQPYFTPAQYKLYIGARESFLTRLGPAFFQYGTTDPLTAAKSLNIKTLFPSLRSISVIGGFMEKRIAADVTTAVTQTRQDAIGTAYSVGGGTLVMFVVVVGLSILMAGAVARPLRHLTASADRVAREAEAELQRVADDDTDHVRPIRLDEVDVAGRDEIGDLARAFDRVQTTAARLVERQAVGRRNVAQMFGHVGRRTQNLVGRQLALIDSLERRETDTERLRELYRLDHLSSRLRRNAGSLVVLSGGAGANEHMAPLALSDVVRLALGEIEDYTRVDLEIPEEIVVVPSLVADLTLILAELMENATSFSPPHTRVSATATELRGGARLAIVDHGLGLSPERMTEENARLTRRERLDLAPTEVLGLFVVGRLARRHGIEVTLTETPNGGVTAWLDLEPAHLITHAEAVPAAPIQASVVGHHTTELPTLIAGAAGRHAPGSTQPFDANKLNRATETIEAALTWNAFALAASPVAIEAGFHRHEPDRYVDDTVYDAEPVPDHQPRTHGYDLGVPIAGRHPAALPELEGRLVQPAQTEMVLPRQRQPERPVPQALAGPAQLPSPHALAGPPSLPAPSAAPASPAPDLPRGGGAAPLRRRVPGSHMPTETGPTPRTAPPTSDDALAARDALADFEAGVARAQWDVIEADVAAPPAVEYPPPGANQPPPAASPSAFGGSPPPASPPPFGASEPSFGQPSYGGSQPSFGQPSYGGGQPSYGASQPAPAASPPPPSTGGNPPLARRVPGASLPVTSPPNQAPPASPVQPLDPEAARALIEQFEHGVASALNETQPQHEGQPR
- a CDS encoding roadblock/LC7 domain-containing protein, which translates into the protein MTSPYSTDTGNGRDFANAQLSAEAKTFNWLLDSFTSGTAGVREAIAVSSDGLLMAMSNSKDRSNAERLAAVVSGVTSLAGGAAAWYALGSLNRVIIDMADGYLLVTAISAGSVLGVIADRSANLGTLAYEMTLFATRAGGALSPRLIAELKNAVQQ